A stretch of Carnobacterium iners DNA encodes these proteins:
- a CDS encoding DEAD/DEAH box helicase — MLFNELDLNQHLLHALKEAGYRKATPIQEDAIPHLMNNKDLLGCAQTGTGKTAAFALPILQNIMEERTVGKGAIKALILAPTRELAIQISESFQTYAKYLPLNIQVIFGGVSQNPQTAELKRGTDILVATPGRLLDLIRQGFVKLNQVDFFVLDEADMMLDMGMLRDVRHIIRELPKKRQSMFFSATMPNEIEKLAGTILSNPIKVVVNPVSSTVEVINQSIYPVAKTDKTNLLIYLLKNKRVERSLVFSRTKHGANKIVKKLLQAGLSAEAIHGNKSQNARQRALENFKTMKISVLVATDIAARGIDVPELSQVILYDLPEVPETYIHRIGRTGRAGLGGKAISFCDETESDLLRDIEKLIQRKVPVIKDQPYLLKEGTQAPSQKAKKTVSTRNNGTQSKKKQGRRGGQKSAQRPRVQTKKYVK, encoded by the coding sequence TTGTTATTTAATGAATTAGATTTGAACCAACACCTATTGCACGCACTGAAAGAGGCAGGCTATAGGAAAGCAACGCCTATCCAAGAGGATGCCATTCCGCATCTGATGAACAATAAGGACTTATTGGGTTGTGCCCAGACTGGTACTGGTAAGACAGCTGCCTTTGCCTTACCCATCCTTCAAAATATTATGGAAGAAAGAACAGTTGGAAAAGGTGCCATCAAAGCCTTAATCCTTGCTCCTACCCGTGAACTTGCCATACAAATCAGTGAAAGCTTCCAAACATACGCTAAATACCTTCCATTGAATATCCAAGTAATTTTTGGCGGCGTTTCCCAGAATCCTCAGACAGCCGAGCTGAAACGCGGAACTGATATCCTAGTCGCGACGCCAGGCAGACTATTGGACCTTATCAGACAAGGATTTGTCAAACTGAACCAAGTTGATTTCTTCGTCTTGGACGAAGCCGATATGATGTTGGACATGGGGATGCTACGTGATGTACGCCATATTATCCGCGAATTGCCGAAGAAACGTCAAAGCATGTTCTTTTCAGCAACGATGCCGAATGAAATCGAGAAACTTGCGGGAACCATTTTATCAAACCCGATAAAAGTGGTAGTCAATCCAGTTTCATCAACTGTTGAAGTTATCAACCAAAGCATTTATCCCGTAGCCAAGACCGACAAAACTAACCTACTTATCTATCTCTTGAAGAATAAGCGGGTTGAGCGCTCCCTAGTCTTCTCCAGAACCAAGCATGGCGCCAACAAAATCGTCAAAAAACTTCTGCAAGCGGGTCTTTCAGCCGAGGCGATTCACGGCAACAAGTCCCAGAATGCGCGTCAGCGAGCTTTAGAAAACTTCAAGACCATGAAAATTAGCGTTCTCGTTGCGACAGATATCGCAGCCCGTGGTATTGATGTACCTGAGCTTTCGCAAGTTATCCTATACGACTTGCCTGAAGTTCCAGAAACCTACATTCACCGTATCGGCCGTACAGGACGTGCAGGGCTAGGCGGAAAAGCCATCTCTTTCTGTGATGAAACAGAATCAGACTTGTTGCGTGACATTGAAAAACTTATTCAGAGGAAAGTTCCAGTCATAAAAGATCAACCTTATCTGTTAAAAGAAGGCACTCAAGCACCCTCACAGAAGGCGAAAAAAACAGTTTCCACGCGCAATAATGGAACGCAATCAAAAAAGAAGCAAGGTCGAAGAGGCGGTCAAAAATCCGCACAAAGACCTCGTGTACAAACGAAAAAATACGTAAAGTAA
- the licT gene encoding BglG family transcription antiterminator LicT has protein sequence MRIEKVLNNNVIITLTDKNEEMVVMGRGIAFQRKVGEKIEIEKIEKTFVPESGESIETISTLFKKIEPEIIEISVNIIKYAHDILKTKLSNNIYLTLTDHLNYAIQRTQEGIEMKNPLTWEIKKFYKKEYGIGLKALESIKTKLGIIMNEDEAASIALHIVNAEQDGQELGTTIKMTEIVQDILTIVRLQFGTVFDEDSFNYTRFITHLQYFVRRMLEYVEASPSDDFLFDQVKIKYPKAFECTNRINDYLVSKYQTTLSTDEQVYLTIHIQRVTSEQKTK, from the coding sequence ATGAGAATAGAGAAAGTGTTGAATAATAATGTCATTATTACTTTGACCGATAAGAATGAAGAGATGGTAGTAATGGGACGAGGTATTGCGTTTCAACGTAAAGTCGGAGAAAAAATAGAAATAGAGAAAATAGAAAAAACGTTTGTTCCCGAGAGCGGAGAAAGTATTGAAACAATCTCTACTTTATTTAAAAAAATTGAACCAGAAATTATTGAAATTTCGGTAAATATTATTAAATACGCTCATGATATTTTAAAAACTAAATTAAGTAATAATATTTATTTAACGTTAACAGATCATCTTAATTATGCAATACAAAGAACTCAAGAAGGAATTGAAATGAAAAACCCTTTAACTTGGGAAATCAAAAAATTTTATAAAAAAGAATATGGAATTGGTTTAAAAGCACTAGAGAGTATTAAAACTAAACTCGGTATTATAATGAATGAAGATGAAGCAGCATCTATTGCATTGCATATAGTGAATGCCGAACAAGATGGTCAAGAACTTGGAACAACAATCAAAATGACTGAGATTGTTCAAGATATTTTAACTATTGTCAGGTTGCAATTTGGAACTGTTTTTGATGAAGACTCCTTTAACTACACGCGTTTTATCACTCATTTGCAGTATTTTGTACGTAGGATGTTAGAATATGTAGAAGCATCCCCCAGTGATGATTTCTTATTTGATCAGGTAAAGATAAAATATCCAAAAGCTTTTGAATGTACAAATAGAATAAATGACTATTTGGTAAGTAAGTATCAAACGACATTATCAACAGATGAACAAGTTTACTTAACTATTCATATTCAGCGAGTAACAAGTGAACAGAAAACTAAATAA
- a CDS encoding beta-glucoside-specific PTS transporter subunit IIABC, with the protein MKYEALAKSIIENVGGTKNINDVTHCVTRLRFKLKDDSKANTNFLKKMDGIVTVIKSGGQYQVVIGNHVPDVYDEIVKIGNFQTSNQELDNDTNIFNKFIDLISGIFAPTLGTLAATGMIKGFNALFVALGLLTIESGTYQLLNAIGDSLFYFFPIFLALTASKKMKVNQFTAMAIGASLVYPTLSGLTAGEPLYTLFVGTIIESPVFIEFLGVPVILMSYASSVIPIILSILFASKVEKGLKKLIPDVVKTFLIPFFTLLVVVPLTFIIIGPVAIWAGNLVGAGTLVIYNLSPVLAGLIIGGYWQVFVIFGLHWGLVPIALNNLALYGFDPVLAMSFAASFAQTGAVIAVFMKTKEKKLKSLSIPSIISGLFGVTEPAIYGITLPLKKPFIMSCVAGGIGGAAIGLIGGKFYMVGGLGIFGITNFLNPVGGNNATVLGIATIVTGSLILGFILTYLVGFGKLYEDETIIAKSINEGIVGLGDEVYIVKDTIESPLKGSVVTLSDVQDEAFSSGAMGKGIAIDPVEGKLVSPVSGEITMIFPTSHAVGITSDEGTEILIHIGMDTVKMNEEGFIPHVKQGDRVIKGQLLIEFDIFKIQDAGYSVITPIVITNSKDYLDVITTDKELIDPKDQLMTIVI; encoded by the coding sequence ATGAAATACGAAGCATTAGCTAAATCAATAATTGAAAATGTAGGTGGAACAAAAAATATAAATGATGTAACTCATTGTGTAACAAGATTACGGTTTAAGTTAAAAGATGACAGTAAAGCGAATACAAATTTTCTGAAAAAGATGGACGGTATCGTGACCGTTATCAAGAGTGGTGGGCAATACCAAGTCGTTATTGGAAACCATGTTCCAGACGTATACGATGAGATTGTCAAAATAGGTAACTTTCAGACATCTAATCAAGAATTAGATAACGATACGAATATATTTAATAAATTTATTGATTTAATTTCAGGAATTTTTGCTCCAACTTTAGGTACGTTAGCAGCAACAGGAATGATTAAAGGATTTAACGCATTATTTGTAGCATTAGGTCTTTTAACAATAGAATCAGGAACCTATCAATTATTGAATGCTATTGGAGACTCACTATTTTACTTTTTCCCAATCTTTTTAGCTCTTACTGCTAGTAAAAAAATGAAAGTAAATCAGTTTACGGCAATGGCGATTGGAGCTTCATTAGTTTATCCAACATTATCCGGGCTAACAGCTGGAGAACCACTTTATACGTTGTTTGTAGGAACGATTATTGAATCACCTGTGTTTATTGAGTTTTTAGGTGTGCCAGTCATCTTAATGTCTTATGCGTCATCAGTTATTCCAATTATTTTATCCATTTTATTTGCCTCAAAAGTAGAAAAAGGTTTGAAAAAATTGATTCCTGATGTAGTTAAAACTTTCCTTATTCCTTTCTTTACTTTATTAGTCGTTGTGCCTTTAACATTTATTATCATTGGACCAGTTGCAATATGGGCAGGGAATTTAGTAGGAGCAGGTACTTTAGTTATCTATAATCTAAGCCCAGTTCTTGCTGGGTTAATTATTGGTGGATATTGGCAAGTGTTTGTTATATTTGGTCTACATTGGGGCTTAGTTCCAATTGCCCTTAATAACTTAGCACTTTATGGATTCGATCCAGTATTAGCCATGTCTTTTGCAGCTTCGTTTGCACAAACAGGTGCAGTGATTGCAGTATTTATGAAAACTAAAGAGAAAAAACTTAAATCATTAAGTATTCCCTCTATTATCTCTGGTCTATTCGGAGTAACAGAACCAGCAATTTATGGGATAACTTTACCGTTAAAAAAACCATTTATTATGAGTTGTGTTGCTGGTGGGATTGGTGGAGCTGCAATTGGCTTAATTGGCGGAAAATTCTATATGGTTGGTGGGTTAGGGATTTTTGGTATCACAAACTTTTTAAATCCAGTTGGTGGTAATAATGCGACAGTTTTAGGTATAGCTACCATTGTTACAGGTTCATTGATTCTAGGATTTATCTTAACGTATCTTGTAGGATTTGGAAAATTGTATGAAGATGAAACAATTATTGCAAAATCAATTAATGAAGGAATTGTTGGATTGGGCGATGAAGTATACATTGTTAAAGATACCATTGAAAGTCCTTTGAAAGGCTCTGTTGTAACTTTATCGGATGTTCAAGATGAGGCTTTTTCTTCAGGCGCTATGGGAAAAGGAATCGCAATCGATCCTGTTGAAGGGAAACTTGTATCACCAGTTAGTGGAGAAATTACCATGATTTTTCCTACTTCACATGCAGTGGGAATTACTTCAGATGAAGGAACAGAAATATTGATACACATAGGAATGGATACGGTTAAAATGAATGAAGAAGGCTTTATACCACATGTTAAGCAAGGAGATCGTGTTATTAAAGGACAACTTTTAATTGAGTTTGATATCTTTAAAATTCAAGATGCGGGTTATAGTGTAATTACACCAATAGTAATTACAAATTCAAAAGATTACCTTGATGTAATCACAACTGATAAAGAATTAATTGACCCAAAAGATCAACTGATGACAATCGTTATATAA
- a CDS encoding glycoside hydrolase family 1 protein, translating to MKKIEGFPEGFLWGGATAANQFEGAYNLGGKGLSTADMVKFVPKKERGEGFSLDVSRTEIEVILNGKVEAVFPKRFGVDFYHHYKEDIALLAEMGFKIFRLSINWARIFPNGDDAKPNEEGLVFYDKVFDECLKYDMEPLVTLSHYETPLNLTMKYNGWADRRVIDFFINYADTVFRRYKNKVKYWLTFNEINIITLSPYTGGGVLVEDAENPLELSYQAGHHQFVASSLVTKLGHEINPEFKIGCMLARMTTYPETNNPEDVLKAQKENQINLFFTDVQARGEYPSYMNRYFYENNITIQKERGDEEILKTYPVDFISFSYYMTATASSKSSDNQVNGNFISGMKNTYLETSDWGWQIDPIGLRWTLKDFYDRYQLPLFIVENGLGAYDKVEEDGSIHDAYRIDYLQKHIEQMKEAVIDGVDLMGYTSWGCIDLVSASTSEMSKRYGYIYVDQDDEGNGTLKRLKKDSFYWYKKVISTNGNELSK from the coding sequence ATGAAAAAAATTGAAGGGTTTCCAGAAGGATTCTTATGGGGTGGCGCAACTGCCGCTAACCAATTTGAAGGTGCGTACAATCTTGGAGGAAAAGGTTTGTCTACGGCAGATATGGTTAAATTTGTTCCTAAAAAAGAACGAGGAGAAGGTTTTTCATTAGATGTTTCGCGCACTGAAATCGAAGTTATTCTGAATGGAAAAGTAGAGGCTGTTTTCCCTAAGCGTTTTGGTGTTGATTTTTATCATCATTATAAAGAAGATATTGCTTTGTTAGCAGAAATGGGATTTAAAATCTTTCGTTTATCGATTAACTGGGCTCGTATCTTTCCCAATGGAGATGATGCAAAACCGAATGAAGAAGGATTAGTATTTTATGATAAAGTTTTTGATGAATGCCTAAAATATGATATGGAACCTTTGGTAACCTTGTCTCACTATGAAACACCACTTAATTTGACAATGAAATACAATGGTTGGGCTGATCGTCGAGTGATTGATTTCTTTATTAACTATGCCGACACTGTCTTCAGACGTTATAAAAATAAGGTCAAATACTGGCTTACATTTAATGAAATCAATATTATAACGCTAAGTCCTTATACAGGGGGTGGAGTGTTAGTAGAAGATGCAGAAAATCCATTAGAGTTATCTTATCAAGCTGGACACCATCAATTTGTAGCCAGTTCACTAGTAACAAAACTCGGACATGAAATTAATCCTGAATTCAAAATAGGATGTATGTTAGCGCGTATGACAACTTATCCAGAAACAAATAATCCTGAAGATGTATTAAAAGCGCAAAAAGAAAATCAAATAAACTTATTCTTTACGGATGTACAAGCTCGTGGTGAGTACCCTTCATATATGAATCGCTATTTTTATGAAAATAATATTACTATTCAAAAAGAACGGGGTGATGAAGAAATTTTGAAAACTTATCCAGTTGACTTTATTTCTTTTAGTTACTATATGACCGCTACAGCCAGCTCAAAATCGTCTGATAATCAAGTTAACGGAAACTTTATAAGTGGAATGAAAAATACCTATCTAGAAACATCTGACTGGGGTTGGCAAATTGATCCAATTGGTTTGAGATGGACCTTAAAAGATTTTTATGATCGTTATCAATTACCGCTATTTATTGTTGAAAATGGATTAGGAGCTTATGATAAAGTAGAAGAAGATGGCAGTATTCATGATGCTTATCGAATTGATTACTTACAAAAACATATTGAGCAAATGAAAGAAGCCGTTATAGATGGTGTGGATTTAATGGGCTATACTAGTTGGGGTTGTATTGATTTAGTTAGTGCCTCCACTTCTGAAATGTCTAAACGATATGGATATATCTACGTTGATCAAGATGATGAAGGAAACGGTACGTTGAAACGATTAAAAAAGGATTCTTTTTATTGGTATAAAAAAGTTATCAGTACAAATGGTAATGAATTGAGTAAATAA
- a CDS encoding 6-phospho-beta-glucosidase, with translation MGFKKGFLWGGATAANQVEGGYNTAGRGLANVDVVPIGVDRFPIITGQMKHFNFDSQHFYPAKEAIDMYHRYKEDIALFAEMGFTTYRLSIAWSRIFPMGDEKEPNEEGLQYYEDLFKECHKYGIEPLVTITHFDCPMHLVEKYGAWRSREMIGFYEKFCDVIFRRYKGLVKYWLTFNEINMILHAPFMGAGLFFEEWENQEQVKYQAAHHELIASAVATRIAHKVDPENQIGCMLAAGQYYAYTCKPEDVFKALEADRENYFFIDVQSRGEYPAYALKKLEREGVTIQMEDSDLELLKEHTVDFISFSYYSSRVASSDSKINETTAENIFASVKNPYLEESEWGWQIDPLGLRITMNSLNDRYQKPLFIVENGLGAIDEPDENGYVVDDYRIEYLSAHLKAMKDAVNLDGVDLMGYTSWGCIDLVSAGTGEMTKRYGFIYVDRDDQGNGTLTRSKKKSFNWYKKVIKTNGEDLTNK, from the coding sequence ATGGGCTTTAAAAAAGGGTTTCTATGGGGTGGAGCTACAGCTGCTAATCAAGTCGAAGGTGGGTATAATACAGCTGGACGTGGATTAGCTAATGTAGATGTAGTTCCTATAGGAGTAGATCGATTTCCAATTATAACTGGACAAATGAAGCACTTCAATTTTGATAGTCAACATTTCTATCCAGCGAAAGAAGCAATTGATATGTATCATCGTTATAAAGAAGATATTGCATTATTTGCTGAAATGGGTTTTACAACTTACCGATTATCTATTGCTTGGAGTCGTATTTTTCCAATGGGAGATGAGAAAGAACCAAATGAAGAAGGGTTACAATATTATGAAGATCTATTCAAAGAATGCCATAAATATGGAATTGAACCTTTAGTTACCATTACACATTTTGATTGTCCAATGCATTTAGTTGAAAAATATGGGGCATGGCGTAGTCGTGAAATGATCGGTTTCTATGAAAAATTTTGTGATGTTATCTTTCGCCGGTATAAAGGGCTAGTTAAATATTGGTTAACATTTAACGAAATTAACATGATTTTGCATGCACCATTTATGGGAGCAGGATTGTTTTTTGAAGAATGGGAAAATCAAGAGCAAGTAAAATACCAAGCGGCTCATCATGAACTAATAGCGAGTGCGGTTGCTACAAGGATCGCTCATAAAGTTGATCCGGAAAATCAAATAGGTTGCATGTTGGCTGCAGGACAGTATTATGCTTATACATGTAAACCCGAAGATGTTTTCAAAGCATTAGAAGCTGATCGTGAGAACTATTTCTTTATTGATGTTCAATCACGTGGAGAGTATCCCGCTTATGCTTTGAAAAAATTAGAGCGTGAGGGTGTTACAATTCAAATGGAAGATAGTGATTTAGAGTTATTGAAAGAACATACAGTAGATTTTATCTCTTTTTCTTATTATTCTTCACGTGTTGCTTCATCTGATTCTAAAATAAATGAAACTACAGCTGAAAACATTTTTGCTTCGGTAAAAAATCCTTATTTAGAAGAAAGTGAATGGGGATGGCAAATTGATCCATTGGGACTAAGAATTACGATGAATTCATTGAATGATCGCTATCAAAAGCCCTTGTTCATTGTTGAAAATGGACTAGGAGCCATTGATGAACCAGATGAGAATGGTTATGTAGTTGATGACTACCGCATTGAGTATTTATCAGCCCATCTAAAAGCAATGAAAGATGCTGTTAATTTAGATGGAGTTGATTTAATGGGTTACACAAGTTGGGGTTGTATTGATTTGGTTAGTGCAGGAACAGGAGAAATGACTAAGCGGTATGGTTTTATATATGTGGATAGAGATGATCAAGGAAATGGGACATTAACTCGTTCTAAGAAAAAATCCTTTAACTGGTATAAAAAAGTAATTAAAACAAATGGAGAAGACTTAACTAATAAATAA
- a CDS encoding helix-turn-helix domain-containing protein — MTYQVIVSKLKLEGPVKKIAEETGVTRDTVYRIKKEKRNRYLYQGLKKNKSKTCGVKEQLWNDIKNESEIYRGKQVSSL, encoded by the coding sequence ATGACTTATCAAGTGATTGTAAGTAAATTAAAGCTTGAAGGGCCTGTTAAAAAGATTGCTGAAGAAACTGGAGTAACAAGAGATACTGTTTATAGAATAAAAAAAGAAAAAAGAAATCGATACCTGTATCAAGGACTTAAAAAGAACAAATCCAAAACTTGCGGAGTGAAGGAGCAACTATGGAACGATATTAAAAATGAGTCGGAGATCTACCGAGGCAAACAAGTTTCTAGTTTATGA
- a CDS encoding glycosyltransferase family 4 protein: MRVGIFTDTYFPQISGVASSIETLKRELERQGHTVVIFTTTDPKVKDNEKGIIRLPSLPFFSFKDRRIAIKGMHRAVKVAKEQCLDIIHTQTEFSLGLTGKYIAYQLKIPCVHTYHTMYEDYLHYIGKGKILRPNHVKIVSKLFCNKSAGIIAPSEKAKLQLLNYGITSKIVVIPTGIVLNNFFKRTARNIRVELAIKNETPLLLSLGRVAKEKSIDVLINSMTDIISKEPETKLLIAGDGPERVELENLVKFLNLTKSIFFVGEVERSQVQAYYQAADLFVSASDSESQGLTYIESIASGTNIVARHNDYTEMLICKGEFGATFIKDEQLASIIYNCLIRKKQDLDTQNTIRNQKELLDLLSSELFGERVLQFYEEIIKQYNNEKLVVSD; this comes from the coding sequence ATGAGAGTTGGAATATTTACTGATACTTACTTTCCTCAAATAAGCGGAGTCGCAAGTTCGATAGAAACGCTAAAAAGAGAACTTGAACGACAGGGGCATACTGTTGTAATTTTCACTACTACAGATCCTAAAGTAAAAGATAATGAAAAAGGGATTATTCGGTTACCAAGTCTACCTTTCTTTTCATTTAAAGATCGTCGAATTGCTATCAAAGGTATGCATAGGGCGGTGAAGGTAGCTAAAGAACAATGCTTAGATATCATTCATACCCAAACAGAATTCAGTCTAGGATTAACAGGTAAATATATTGCATACCAATTAAAAATTCCTTGTGTACATACTTATCACACGATGTATGAGGATTACCTTCACTACATTGGAAAAGGAAAAATTCTCCGTCCAAATCACGTTAAAATAGTCTCAAAGTTATTTTGTAATAAATCTGCTGGTATTATAGCTCCAAGTGAAAAAGCTAAACTTCAATTATTAAATTATGGTATTACTTCAAAGATAGTGGTTATTCCTACTGGTATTGTGCTAAATAATTTTTTTAAAAGAACAGCACGAAATATACGTGTAGAGTTAGCTATAAAAAACGAAACACCTTTGCTTTTATCTTTAGGTAGAGTGGCTAAAGAAAAAAGTATTGATGTCCTTATTAATTCTATGACTGATATTATATCTAAAGAACCCGAAACGAAACTTCTCATTGCTGGAGATGGTCCGGAAAGAGTAGAATTAGAAAATTTAGTGAAATTTTTGAATTTGACGAAGTCAATTTTCTTCGTAGGAGAAGTAGAAAGATCACAAGTACAAGCCTATTACCAAGCTGCTGATTTATTCGTAAGCGCTTCTGATTCAGAGTCACAGGGGTTAACTTATATTGAGTCAATTGCATCCGGAACAAATATTGTAGCAAGGCATAATGACTATACGGAGATGCTGATATGTAAAGGGGAATTTGGAGCAACATTCATAAAAGATGAACAGCTAGCTAGCATAATTTACAATTGTTTGATAAGAAAAAAACAGGATTTAGATACACAAAATACAATAAGAAATCAGAAAGAGTTGCTTGATTTATTATCATCAGAATTATTTGGAGAAAGAGTTCTGCAATTTTACGAAGAAATAATTAAGCAATATAATAATGAAAAACTAGTCGTTTCCGATTAA
- a CDS encoding YfhO family protein, with translation MGDPFAYLGLLFPASKKELAFHIIILVRMFSIGASFILFCWEMKIDLPSSLIGSLIYLFTYFVILNATCHPFFLLPMIIFLLMCIEIECILRNKSPIFFIGSVFFGAVSNFLFFYILTY, from the coding sequence ATTGGAGATCCATTTGCTTATTTAGGTTTACTATTCCCTGCAAGTAAAAAAGAGTTAGCCTTTCACATTATAATTTTAGTGCGAATGTTTTCAATTGGTGCTTCTTTTATACTATTTTGTTGGGAAATGAAAATAGATTTGCCTAGTTCTTTAATAGGATCCTTAATTTATCTGTTTACTTATTTTGTTATTTTAAACGCTACTTGTCATCCCTTCTTCCTATTGCCAATGATTATTTTTTTATTAATGTGTATAGAAATAGAGTGTATCTTACGAAATAAGTCGCCTATCTTTTTTATAGGAAGTGTTTTTTTTGGTGCGGTCAGCAATTTTTTATTTTTTTACATACTGACTTACTAG
- a CDS encoding glycosyltransferase, producing MKILLYKGFFRIVSKSGIGEAIRHQEKLFKLLNLTYTKKVNDSFDILQLNTVFPDSLIISRWSKWKKKKIIYYAHSTMEDFKNSFRGSNWLAPLFKKWIIHCYNSGDIIITPTDYSKKILKSYGLKNPFLVYLMALIQTSFVQI from the coding sequence ATGAAAATATTACTCTATAAAGGATTCTTTCGAATAGTTTCAAAAAGTGGTATAGGCGAGGCAATACGACATCAAGAAAAATTATTTAAACTACTAAATCTCACATATACTAAAAAAGTAAATGATTCATTCGATATTCTTCAATTAAATACCGTTTTTCCCGATTCATTAATAATAAGTCGGTGGTCAAAATGGAAAAAGAAAAAAATAATTTATTATGCTCATTCAACTATGGAAGATTTTAAGAATTCTTTTCGTGGTTCAAATTGGTTAGCACCATTATTTAAAAAATGGATTATCCATTGTTATAACAGCGGAGATATTATTATTACTCCAACAGACTATTCAAAAAAAATATTGAAATCCTATGGTTTAAAAAACCCGTTTTTAGTTTATCTAATGGCATTGATACAGACTTCTTTTGTCCAGATATAA
- a CDS encoding glycosyltransferase family 4 protein, translating into MGQSFRIKYQIDPSQKVIISVGHYIERKGILDFITLAKRMPNYQFLWFGYTNLNIVPNNIKKSIQSASTNLRFPGYIDRDELKSAYSGADLFLFVTYEETEGIVLLEALSSKIPVLIRDISIYRNLLTEGRNVYKAQNLTEFKDKIEKILNNQLPNLTSAAHEIAAERDLNEVSKQLLNIYTSQFNNENMQETD; encoded by the coding sequence ATGGGCCAATCGTTTCGGATTAAGTATCAGATTGATCCATCGCAAAAAGTTATTATATCTGTTGGCCATTATATTGAAAGAAAAGGTATATTAGATTTTATAACATTAGCTAAAAGAATGCCCAATTATCAATTTTTATGGTTTGGTTACACTAATTTGAATATTGTACCTAATAATATTAAAAAGTCTATCCAGTCTGCAAGTACTAATCTTCGATTTCCTGGTTATATTGATAGAGATGAATTAAAGTCAGCTTATAGTGGTGCAGACTTATTTCTATTTGTGACTTATGAAGAAACAGAAGGCATTGTTTTGTTAGAAGCATTATCTTCAAAAATACCCGTTCTTATAAGAGATATCTCTATTTATAGAAATTTGTTAACAGAAGGAAGAAATGTCTATAAGGCTCAAAATCTTACTGAGTTTAAGGATAAAATTGAAAAAATCTTAAATAATCAACTACCTAATTTAACTTCTGCAGCACATGAAATTGCTGCAGAAAGAGATTTAAATGAGGTTAGTAAACAGCTCTTAAATATATATACTAGTCAATTCAATAATGAAAATATGCAGGAGACAGATTAA